From the genome of Desertifilum tharense IPPAS B-1220:
AACTCCGGTGGCTGCAACCCAATCTTTAGCCAGCAATACGCCGGAAGAACTTCGCAAGCGTCTGAAACAGTCTCAACTCAAGAATCAACCCATCCTGATTTGTGAAGATGACCCAGATATTGCTCAACTGCTGGGCATGATGTTGCAGCAAGATGGGTTTAGCACCGATATTGCCTATAATGCGGCGGAAGCGAAGACCTTACTCGCCCAAAAGCCTTATGCCGCGATGACGATCGACCTCTCTTTACCCGGTCAAAGCGGGATTTCTTTAATTCGCGAACTGCGCGAACAAGAACAAACGCGATCGCTGCCGTTGATTGTAGTGTCTGCAACGGCTCAACAGGGACGCGAACAGCTTCAGGGGTTTGGTTTTGCGATTGTGGATTGGTTAAACAAACCGATCGATCGAGACCTACTCGCAACGGCAATTCGCCAAGCCGTAACCCGTCAAGCCGTCAATAAACCGCAGATTTTACACGTTGAAGATGATTTAGACCTAACCCGCGTGATTGTGGCGATCGTTCAAGATTCAGCAGAGTTAGATAAGGCGGTCAACTTGCAAGAAGCCAGACAAAAACTCGCGCAAAACGATTACGCTCTGGTGATTCTCGATTTAAGTTTGCCGGATGGTTCCGGCTTAGAGTTGTTACCCTATCTCAACGAACTGGCCTGTCCCATCCCAGTTTTAATCTTCTCCGCCAAAGAGGTCAATCAAGAAACGACCCATCAAGTGGCGGCGGTGTTGGTAAAATCTCGCACGTCCAATCAGCAATTGCTCGATACCATTAATTCGTTAATTGCCTGCCAATCTTGAGGACAGCAGAGGGAGCGCGATCGCCCTTCCTCTGTTCGCATCGTAGGATACCAAATAAGTTGGTAAGGGTTGATAAAATTGGGCGGTCGCTGGATAGCTTGGAGTTAACCAGCCGCCTCGATTCTTCCCAAAGCCCTCCTATGAAACGCAAACGCTTTTTCACCCTGTTGAGCGGATTTCTGGCAACCCTGCTGCTAGCGATCGCCTTGAGAAGCATCTCCCCTACCCCTGCAAACGCGCAATCTACAACCCTTTTAATTGCCGCCGCAGCCAGCTTGCAGGATGCCCTCCAGGAACTCGACCCCATCTTCGAGAGCGCCAATCCAGGAATTACCGTTAACTACAACTTTGCCGCCTCCGGCCCGCTTCAGCAGCAAATTGAGCAAGGCGCACCCGTTGACCTCTTCATCTCGGCAGCCAGCCGTCAAATGGACGCCTTGCAAAATCGCAACCTGATTGTCAGCAATACCCGTCGCAACCTGGTCGCCAACAGCCTCGTGCTAGTGGTGCCTCGCAACTCTACCCTGGGAATAACGGGCTTTCGTCAACTAACCCAGGCTAACGTCCGGAGAATTTCCGTCGGCGAACCCCGTAGCGTCCCGGCGGGACAGTACGCCGAACAGGTGTTTACCAACCTGGGGATTCTAGAGCAGTTGCGGCCTAAGTTTGTTTTCGGCAACTCCGTGCGTAACGTCCTAGGAACTGTTGAAAGCGGCAACGCCGATGCGGGGATAGTATACGCAACCGATGCCAGAATTTCCAACTCAGTCAGACAGGTGGCAACAGCCCCCAGTCATTTGCACGCTCCAATTGTCTACCCAATGGCCATCATTGCAGCGAGTCGCAATCCACAAGCGGCTCGTACCTACGCGCAATTTTTGACCAGCAGCCAAGCTCAAGCAACATTCAGACGCTATGGTTTTGGCGTTGCTCAATAGATCCAATTTTTCCCCTACATTTTCCTATGACTGCCGATCTCTCCCCCTTGTGGATCTCGCTTAAAACCGCAGGACTTGCGACGATTGCGACATTTTTTACTGGACTGGCCACAGCGTACTGGATGTTAGGTTATCGGGGGCGCTGGAAGTCCGTCATTGAGGGAATTTTGGTGGCTCCGTTAATTTTGCCTCCGACCGTAGTTGGCTTTTTGCTGCTCCTGTTGTTTGGCAAAAACGGCCCGTTGGGTCAGTTAACCGCTCAGTTTGATTTCACCATTATCTTTACTTGGTATGCTGCCGCGATCGCCGCCACTGTTGTCGCCTTTCCTTTAATGTATAAAACGGCCTTGGGCGCATTTGAACAGGTTGATAGCCGCCTGCTGCAAGTTGCCCAAACCCTAGGCGCATCGAGGGGACGCATTTTTTGGCGCGTACTCCTACCGCTGTCTGTCCCCGGTATTCTCGCGGGAACGACGCTAGCGTTTGCGCGAGCTTTGGGGGAATTTGGGGCAACGCTGATGCTTGCCGGGAATATTCCAGGCCAAACCCAAACGATGCCAATGGCGATCTATTTTGCGGTAGAGGCAGGGGCCATGAACGAGGCTTGGTTATGGACTTCGGTTATCATGATTACCTCCTTATCGGGCATCATTGCCGTTAACCTCTGGCAAAAGCACTACGAGCGCAAGATTCAAAATAGTTCTCCTGGGGCGGTTGAAGCCTATGAGCCTGTCAATGGTGGGGGACAAAGAGGCAAATCTCCCCAGGTTGTACCGCTGGTGAAACCTGAATTAGCGGATTCTGGGCAAGGCTTGCTGGTGGATATTGAAAAGCAGTTGCCAAACTTTACACTCAATACGGCTTTTACGGCTTGCCAGGAAACGCTGGGCTTGTTGGGGGGTTCCGGATCGGGCAAAAGCATGACGCTTCGGTGTATTGCTGGAGTTGAAACGCCGACGCGGGGACGCATTATCTTAAACGGTCAAACCTTGTTTGATGCCAAAAAGCAGATTAATCTTCCCGCCCATCAACGCAAAGTGAGTTTAGTGTTCCAAAATTATGCACTCTTTCCTCATATGAGTGTGGCTCACAATATTGCGTTTGGTTTGCAGCATTTACCTAAACCTTTGCGATCGCAAAAAGTTCGCCAACTGTTGACTGGGTTGAAGTTGCAAGGCTTAAGCGATCGCTATCCCCATCAACTCTCCGGGGGACAACAGCAAAGGGTGGCATTAGCCAGGGCTTTAGCCACCGAACCGGAAGTTCTCTTACTCGATGAACCCTTTTCTGCACTCGATACCTACCTCCGCAGCCAGGTTGAACGCCAACTGATTGAAATCTTATCTACCTATTCGGGGGTGGCGTTATTTGTCACCCATAATTTAGAGGAGGCTTACCGCGTCTGCGAGAAATTAATGGTGATGTCTGGAGGAAGGGCGATCGCCTTTGACTCCAAACACCGGATTTTTGAGCATCCCCAAACGGTTCGAGTGGCTCAACTGACGGGATGCAAAAACTTTTCTCGCGCAGTCGCGGTGGGTACTAACGCCCTTGAAGCAACAGATTGGGGCGTTACTCTGCAAGCGGTGGAAGCGGTTCCGAATGGGTTAGCCGATGTGGGAATTCGGGCCCATCAGATCGCGCTAACCCCCCACGATCCGGGTTTGAATAATACGTTTCCCTGCTGGCTAGCTCTAGCGAGCGAAACGCCCCATCGCATGACTCTGTTTCTCAAGCTCAACGCCACACCCACCGACGGGCGCGACTACCACGTCCAAGCCGAAGTTTTCAAAGAAAAGTGGCAGACCCTCAAGGATTACCCTTTTCCCTGGTATGTGCGGTTCGATCCGCTGCGTCTCATCTTAATGGTCGGCTAGAGTGGGTTACTCTTGGGGCAGGTTTGTAAATCTTGATCCATTAAGGCCTGCTGAGACTCTTCTACGACCTCTAGCCCAATCCAAGCCGCAACTTGAGCCGTATCAAACCCAACCATCCGGCGATCGCCCACTTGCATCAACGGACGCCGAATCAATAGGGGATTACTCATCATTAAATTCAGGGCTGTTTCTTCCTCTAGTTGCCCCGGAATCACCTCGCCGGACTTAATTTGAGGGGCCGTTCGGTTAAACCACTCGGCTACGGGTAAATCGCCAAAGAAGGGACGGAGTGTGGCGACTCTCCAGGGTTCGCTCAGGAGATTGCGGGCTTCTACCTGATGGCCTGCTGATTGGAGGAGCGCTTTTTGTTTGGTGTTATTGATACATCCGGGCTTTTCAAAGAAGATAACGCTAGCCATGAGAATTCTCTGTTGATGCGATCGCCTAGTCCCTTAAAACCCGGTCGGGGTATGCCAGACAAGGATTTAAGTTTAATCGAGATTAGGATAGAGCTTCTGAGAGGAAATCGGCTTAATGCTTATTAGAGATGTACTCAACCGCTGTATTGCAGATCCAGCAGGCTTTTGAAAATAGTTTGGGGTCTGGGGCCGTGTATTGTTGAGAGCGATCGCAATTCAAGTTCAACAGGTGCGTTGCAGTTGTTGAACGCACCCTGAGCTTCTGTAATTCAACCCACGGCGGGGCGGCTAGTCGTGAGTTTTTGCAAAACTTGGTCTAAACGGTCCGCTTGTTGGGTATTCCCTTGAACGCGGAATAAATCTCTGGCTGTGATAAAAGAGGCGATCGCGGCTTGACGCTGACCGCTTTGATAGAGAGCCAGTCCGAGATTGGCGTGTGCCTCTGCAAACTCTGGATTGATTTTAATGGCTTCTTGCCAAGAAACCATTGCTTCTTCCCGTTGTTTTTCAGAAGCTAGAGCGTTACCTAGGTTGTAATGGGCTTTGGCATAATCGGGTTTGAGACGGATGGCTTCGCGATATTGCGCGATCGCATCTGCCATTTGGTTTTGGGTAATCAAAGCATTACCCAAATTGAAATGCGCCTCAGCCATATCTGGATCGATGCGAATTGCTTCCTCGTAGGATTCAATCGCCGCATCAATGTTTCCCTGATTAGCCAAAGCCGCCCCTAGATTAACGTAGGCGGCGGCGAGTTGAGGATTATATTGCAGGGCTTGGCGATATTCGGCGATCGCCTGGGGAATTTGCCCCTGTTGTTGCAATTCTACGCCGAGCTTGTAATGTTCCTCAGCCTGTTTCGCATCAATTTGCAGCCCTCGTTGAGCAGAGGTGCGTGACTCTAAAGGGGTCTGAACGGGAGGGTTGGCCAAAACCGCAGGCGATCCGAAAGCAACGCCACACAAGACCGTTGCAGCGACTACCCCAATTTGTTGCGACCACTGAGAAACGAGACGAAGATTTGCACGTTTGACCATGAGTTCACTTGCTTTGCGGGTTACGTGGATATATTAGTCTGTTTTTCCCCAATATTGTCTAGCGTCCGGCAAAATCAACATGGCATCGCCAAAGGAGTAAAAGCGATACTCCTGCGCGATCGCCTCCGCATACAAATCCAACAAGCGCTGACGCCCAATCAACGCACTCACCAGCATTAACAAACTCGATCGCGGTAAATGAAAATTGGTAATCAACCCATCCACCACCTGCCACTGGTAGCCAGGGTAGATGAATAAATTGGTCTTTCCCTCATGGGCGACAAGGGGGGTAGATTCCCCCTGTTGTTGGGCGACGGCGGCGGTTCCTTCTAAAGCGCGAACCGCTGTTGTCCCTACCGCAATCACGCGCCCGCCTTTAGCTTGGGTTTGCTGGATTTTCTCCACCACCTCCGGCGAAACTTCCAACCATTCGCTGTGCATGGTGTGTTGGGTAATATCCTCCACCTCCACCGGGCGAAACGTCCCAACCCCCACATGTAAAGTCACGTAGGCGGTCTCAATTTGGCGTTCTTGCAAGCGTTGCAACAATTCTGGGGTAAAGTGCAATCCGGCGGTTGGGGCGGCGGCTGAACCCGGTTGTTGGGCGTAAACCGTTTGATATTGTTCCGGTAAGGCTTCAGACTCGGTGATATAAGGAGGAAGGGGGACGCGACCATAGCGATCGAGCCGCGCTTCTAACGATTCGCCTTCTGGGATGTCAAACTCTAGCAGGCGTCCCCCAGTGGCGTCATCCCTGGCAATCACTTTGGCGCATAGGGGATCTCCCCCATCGGAATCGAGGGGATGAAAAATCAGTTGGGCACCAATTTTAACCCGTCTTCCCGGTTTGACGAGGGCTAGCCAAGTGCGGTTTTGCTGTCGCTCCAGCAATAGCACTTCAACCGGGGCCCCAGTAGACTTACAACCATACAGGCGAGCCGGAAGCACGCGCGTATTGTTGAGAACCAATAAGTCACCGGGCTGCAAGAGTTCCGGCAGATCGCAAAACAGACGATGCTGATGCTGGGTGGGGGAATCGACCACTAGCAAGCGAGAACGATCTCTTGGGTTAACCGGGTTTTGAGCGATTCTTTCAAGCGGGAGTTCGTAATCATAGGCGTTCAAATTTCGGTCAATTTCTCCACTGTTCGGGTCAGTTGAGAAGGAGGGCGCTGAATCAAAATCAACAGGGCACATTTCTAATTTTTAAGTCCGAATTTTACTTTTTCTTAAGAGTGTTTCGCTATGTTAATCGAGTTCTGGGAAGACCGCTAGAACCTAGGGGGATTTTGGGGGAAACTCCCCATATAATATCGGGGGCTTTTCCCCTAGTGAAATCGGGGCGAGTTCGTGAGAATAGAGATGTAGCGCTTGCTTGGTTTCCAAGGACAGTAGATGCAATATATTTATTATTTGGCGAATGCCAGCCTCACGCTTAGAATCATTGAACATTTGCACGCTACAACACTCCGGTCGTCAGTAGCTTTTGTTACAGTGATTCATCAAATTGATGGCTGGGTGATCAAAATTAAACTGAATGAGCCTTTAGAGCCTCAAGACGATGGAGATTTTCGCGCCTTCTTAAACGAGCTAGGTTTCCCCTATCAACCGGAAATTCGCGTGCAAATGGCGTTGTGGAGCTTAGAAACGGGTCAATCCCCCATTGATGTGATGCGCCGCTACCAGGTGGCTGTTGTGTCTCATGGCAATCCAGAATGCGGGGAAGTTGAAGAGTTTCGCAAGCAGTTTGTCATGGGCTTAGGATATTGCCCAGAAACATTGGCTTAAAGCATTCCCGCCTGGATAAAACTTGAAAATTCAAGCATTGCAGGGTTAAGGCTAATCGATTGAAACGATTAGCCTTTTTTTTTGGCGCGGTTCTAGGAGAGGATGCGGAACGATTCTAAAAAGCGCTGGGCTTTTTGCGACTGGGGTGTCATGGCGATCGCCAAATAGATGCGTCGATCCACCAGATACAACCGACCAATTCCGGGAGGCGCTTGTTCGTTGGCTAAGGCGAATTGAAATTCCTTACCGGGGTGGCCGTCTAGGGTAATATTGCGATCGCCGACTAAGCGAGCGGAGGCACCTTGAGCAAAAGAGTTGGGAAGCGTATCGAGGAGTTCCCGCACTTGGGCAGAATCGGCGCTAAAGCCTTCGGGGAAATCAAAATAATTAATCAGGTACAACTCCTCATCCAATGCCAACATAAACGAATGGTTGACATTACCATTCGGATCGGTTTTGCTATCGGCTTCGGGTACTCCTGGCATTAAAACCGCAAATTTACCGTCATTAGAGGCAAATTCTTGCCAGTTCGCTGAAGTGGGTTGCTGAGAAACCAGAGGACGAACGGGGGGTGCGGGGTTCGCACTGACGGATAACCCACCACCCAGGGGAAGGGTAGCGGCTGCGATCGCAAATAGGAGTTTAGATTTCATGATCCTGCGTGCCTCGTATATTCAATGAAGTGACGATCTGATTGAGCTAGCAACCATTCATCTTTCCCATGCTACCCATTCAGGCTGAAACTGCCCTTAGTGACAAGTTTGTCTTAAGCGAATCGTCTGACCTGAATACAATAATTGCAACCAGTCCCCCTTGTCGAACTCACCCCCATTCGGTCGATTTGCGGGTGCGGGCTGCTCTTTGAGCAAATCCGTCCCCATTTGTAACTCTTGTTCAACCACCGCAACATTCCGATACAGTTGCTCGACAATCTGGCGGCCGCCTGCGGTTTGGTTCAGGTACTGTAGCGCGGGCTGGATGTAGGGACAAACGACTTTTTTAAAGAAATTAGGATAACCGGCTCGCAACTCCCCAGGATGGTGATAGCCTAAACAGCGATTGGTACCATTTTCTTCAAATTCGTGGAATAAAGCGGGCAACTTTTGCAGGTAGCGCGGATCGGCAAGTTGTCCAATTAGATCTGCCGCCCGAATTAAACCGGGGTAATTTTCCGTATCCTGGTGGGCTTCGCCAGCGGGTACCGGAAAGCGCGTTAGCTCAATATAGGCTTGCAGTCGTTGCAGATCGAGCCAAGGGCACTCAATTAGGCGTTCGATTACAAATTGCTTGCTGCGATCGACATGATAAGGCGTGAGGCTGGCATCGGTTGCGCCGGGGGGAAGCTGCACCATCCCTTGGGGAGTCGCTGTGGCAAAATATCGGGTTTGGGCCTGATCTTGCTGGCAGACGCCTTTAACATACCCCACATCATGGCACAGAAGCGCTATCAGTGCGTGCAACCAGTCTTCCTGGCTGACATTTCCCTCGCATTGATGCTTCCCGCGAAGAATTTCCTGTCCCACCAGCGTCACGAGGATGGTGTGTTCGACATCGTGGTATAGCGCATCGCTACCCGCAATTTCGCTGAGGGCGAGGTTGGCAACTGCGGCGACGATTTCGATATAGTCGGATTTTGGCGAGTCGTCTAAGCCTAGCGGGGTTCCATAGAGTTGACAATACCCAATTTTCAGGCTTTCGACACAGGCGTTAATTGCAAGTTGCGTGAGATTGGTCATCTCTTGTCCCCTGATGTTTTGAGTCGATGAACTCTCAAACTCATGAAGTGCAAATCCTTTTTGCAGTGCTTGTTGATTGGCGGGAGTGACTAACTTACTCATTTTTCCTAGCCGAAAACTTGAAGGATCGGGAAACCCATAACAACAGTTTGGTTCATGACGGCCAAAATTGGAACCAGAAAAGCTCAGATATTTTGAAGTTTATTTGAAGATGCGACTGCTTGCTTAAAAATCTGGAGCGCCGTCTGCTATAAAAAACTCATAAAACCTCATGAAACCTCAAGTGGGTGCCAGCAATCGGCGCGATCGCCAAACTTCAATTTAGGGTGCTTTTCGGCTTTATTCTCGATAGAATTACGGATTAGCAAGGCAACCTCAGCTAGCAACCAAGCAGATTGGTGTCTGCGATCTCCGTCACGGGTGCAGGGACAGGGCAAACTACAATATTAGTCAACTCGGAGAATTACAGAACTTCCGTCGCTAAACTTTCCCCAGAACCGATAGACAGACAATTTCGCAAGATTACCTTTGAAGTGTGTCAAATATATGGATGTTAAAGATGCTTTGGAGTTTGTAGATAATCTCCTTTATGCTAAGACGGGAAAGCATCTCAATGATTTAGAAAGACAAGTCTTTATTGGCTCTTGGCAGGGACAAACCTACGAAAAAATTTATCCAACTAATGCCGAGTATATTGAAAAATATGTCGGTTATAAGTTATGGCAAAAACTTTCTCAAGCCCTGGGCGAGAAAGTGAGCAAAAAAAAGATTAAGGGTGCAATTGAACGAGCCTTGAAAAAACGAGTCTTTATTAGCTATTGTCCTCAAGAACCGGATTTGAGTTTGGCGGTACAGCTTGGCGAAGCCATTCAAACTGCGGGTCATCGCGCATTTATGGCCAATGTCCGCGAACTCCCATCGGTTCATCACCCCCAACGAGAAACCGACTGGTTAAAGCAAATTGATGCAGAATTGCAGCAAAGCGATTATTTTTTGTTGCTGCTGTCTCCCACGGCGGCGATGAGCGAAATGCTGATCGAAGAGTTGCGCCAAGTTAAAGAATTGCGAGATACCCGCTATCCTAATAAACCCGCCATTTTGACCATTCGGGTGAATTGTCCGCTGACTGTACCGCTCAATCACGATTTACGCAGCTATTTGAGAGGAACAGGTCAACGCGAATGGAAATCCACCGCAGATACCAGCGCAATTATTCAAGAATTCCTCAATATTCTGGCGGGAAATGCCTTGTGGACTCAAGCTGAGTGGGGAGGCGAGGAAGAAGAGATAGCGCTGCCTAAAAACCATCCCGTGACGCTGCCAGCGCTCGATCCGCCGCTTCCAGTCGCCGAACCGGAATTACCCAAAGGTCAAGTGCGGTTAGCGTCGGCTTTTTATGTCGAACGGATGCAAATCGATCTCCAGTGTCACCGAGAAATTCTGAAACCGGGTGCATTAATTCGCCTAAAAGCACCGCGTCAGATGGGGAAAACGTCACTGATGGCGCGGATTTTGGCAACGGCTCGCGAGCAAGGCTATCGCACGGTACCGTTGAGTTTTCAACATGCGGATAAGTCGGTTTTTGCCAATCTCAATGAGTTGCTGCGGTGGTTTTGTACGCGAATTGCGCGGAAGTTGCGCCTGTCGGAGTCGGTGGATGAGTTTTGGACGGATACTTACGGGAGTAAGGATAACTGTACGGCGTATTTTGAAGATTGTATTTTGCCGGAGGCAGACACGCCGCTGGCTTTGGGGTTAGATGAGGTGGATCGAGTTTTTCAGCATCCTAAGATTGCGGATGATTTTTTTGGGTTGCTGCGCGCTTGGTATGAGGAAGCCGCCTATGGCGATCGCGATAGCGATTTATGGGATAAGTTACGCTTGGTGGTGGTTCACTCGACGGAGGTGTATATCCCGCTGGATGTGAATCAATCTCCCTTTAATGTGGGGTTGCCGATTGAGCTAACAGAGTTTACGGTTGAGCAAGTCAGCGATTTAGTTCAACGGCATGGTCTTCACTGGGAAGTGCCTGAGATTGAGCAATTGATGCGGCTGGTGGGAGGACATCCCTATTTAGTGCGGGTGGCGCTATACTATATTGCTCAACAGGAATTAACGCTAGATGTCTTGGTGGATACCGCCTCTACGGAAGCCGGAATTTACAGCGATCACCTGCGGCGACATTTGTGGAATTTACAACAATACCCCGAATTGGCGCAGGCGTTTGCTCAGGTGGTGGCGCAAAACGATCCGGTGGAGTTGGAATCGGTGCTAGCCTTTAAGTTACATAGTTTGGGGTTGGTTCATTTACAGGGAAATCAGGTGACGCCTCGGTTTGAGTTGTATCGGACTTATTTTGGCGATCGCCTCCCGCTTGTGCCGTAAAAAATTCTGACTATGATGGAAAGTTAGCGCGATCGCCTACGCAGAGGCTATGTGAGGTAGGGTCTACAACTCAATCTATTCAGGGGATGCGGGAACTGAAAACCTTTATGTTAGAATCCGATTCCACGTATACCTACGCTTATAAGGTCGGCGGACATTTACCTTTAGACTCGCCTAGTTATGTCGTTCGACAGGCGGATCGAGATTTATATCAAGGTTTAAAGGCGGGAGAGTTTTGTTACGTCCTCAACTCTCGCCAAATGGGAAAAACGAGCTTGCGCGTGCGTACCATGCATCGACTGCAAGCGGAGGGGGTTGCTTGTGCGGCGATTGATTTAACCAAAATTGGTTCTCAGGATATTACCCCAGATCAGTGGTATGCAGGGGTGATGCGGCGACTTGTCACCAGTTTTAAGCTCGATCTTAACCTCAGAGCTTGGTTGTGCGATCGCGAATTTTTGCCCCCCGTTCAACGCCTCAGCGAACTGATTGAACTCATTTTAGAGGTGATTTCTGGTAAAGTTGCGATTTTTATTGATGAAATTGATAGCATCCTCAGCGTTAATTTCCGCACGGATGATTTTTTTGCGTTTATTCGCGCCTGTCATGAATACGAACGGATTACGTTTGCGTTATTTGGCGTGGCTACTCCCTCAGATTTAATTCAAGATAAGAATTGCACGCCTTTTAATATTGGTCGCGCTATTGAGTTACATGGGTTTAAAGCCGATGAGGTTCAACCTTTAGTAGATGGGTTGGTTGATAAGGTTCAGCATCCGGAAGCGGTGATTGCTGAAATCTTAGAATGGACGGGCGGACAACCCTTTTTAACCCAAAAATTGTGTAAAATTGTAGCCGATCGCGCTGAGGCAAATTTCAATGGAGAGCAGAAGAGTCTCCTCGAAGCCGATATCGTGCAATGGGTCAAAACCTACTTAATTGATAACTGGGAGGCTCAAGACGAACCGCCTCACCTCAAAACAATTCGCGATCGCGTTTTGCGAATGGGGCCTCGCAGCGAATCTTTATTACAACTCTATCAACAAATTCTCCAGTGCGGTGAAATTCCTTCCGATGAAAGTCGCCAGCAAATGGAACTGAGGCTATCTGGCTTAGTGGTGAAACAAGCTGGAAAGCTGAAAATTTATAATCGGATTTATTCAACTATCTTTAACACCCAGTGGATTGCTAAATCGCTGTCGGCTATGCAACCGGATTTCCGCCAATTAGTTGCAGAACAAGAGCAAAAACTGCTGGCGATGTTGGGCGGGATGGAAGATAAAGATTTTGACGATATTCTTTACGAGATTCTTGGCTCAATTGTGATGAAATTGGGCGAACTCTTAAAAGCCGATCGCGTTTCAATTTTCTTTATCGACAAAGAGAGTAATGAGCTATGGTCAATTATAGCACGAACGCATACTAATAGCTCAACTAAAATCCAAATTTTAGCCAATAATTCTACCGCAGGTCGAGTCACCATCTACAAAAAAACAGTTAGCTTACCTGTCACCTATTTTGAGGGTTGGTTTGAAATTGTTGCCGAAGAACAAGACCAACGAACTGGATATAAAACCTATAACGAACTCACCTTACCCTTGCTGAACGATCGCGAAGAAGTATTCGCCTTTGTGCAACTCGTCAATAAACTCAACCCTTGCACCAACGTCACCCTCCCCATTGCCGAACGGATTGATACGCAAGGCTTTGCTGAGAGCGATCGCCGTAAATTCAACAACTATGCACCCGCCTTACAGCGCATCCTCGAACGCTGCCAAGCCTGTTACAAACTCACCCAAAGATTGCAAGCTTCCGAAGCCTTAACCGAAGCGACGCGTTCCGTTTCTCAAAGTAGCTTAGACTCCGATGAAATTATCGCGCGGGTGATGGAAGCTGCCAAAAAACTCATGAACGCCGATCGCAGCACTCTCTGGTTACTCGATGAAGAAGCCAACGAACTCTGGACTAAAATTGCCTTTGAAGATGGTAGCCTTCGGGAACTGCGCGTACAAGTTGGTCAAGGTTTTGCAGGCAAAGTTGCAGCCACCGCTGAACCGTTAAATATCTCCTTCGATTTATATCAACATCCCGAATCAGAAACTTCTAAGAAAACTGACCTCAA
Proteins encoded in this window:
- a CDS encoding ArsC/Spx/MgsR family protein, producing the protein MASVIFFEKPGCINNTKQKALLQSAGHQVEARNLLSEPWRVATLRPFFGDLPVAEWFNRTAPQIKSGEVIPGQLEEETALNLMMSNPLLIRRPLMQVGDRRMVGFDTAQVAAWIGLEVVEESQQALMDQDLQTCPKSNPL
- the modA gene encoding molybdate ABC transporter substrate-binding protein, which codes for MKRKRFFTLLSGFLATLLLAIALRSISPTPANAQSTTLLIAAAASLQDALQELDPIFESANPGITVNYNFAASGPLQQQIEQGAPVDLFISAASRQMDALQNRNLIVSNTRRNLVANSLVLVVPRNSTLGITGFRQLTQANVRRISVGEPRSVPAGQYAEQVFTNLGILEQLRPKFVFGNSVRNVLGTVESGNADAGIVYATDARISNSVRQVATAPSHLHAPIVYPMAIIAASRNPQAARTYAQFLTSSQAQATFRRYGFGVAQ
- the modB gene encoding molybdate ABC transporter permease subunit, giving the protein MTADLSPLWISLKTAGLATIATFFTGLATAYWMLGYRGRWKSVIEGILVAPLILPPTVVGFLLLLLFGKNGPLGQLTAQFDFTIIFTWYAAAIAATVVAFPLMYKTALGAFEQVDSRLLQVAQTLGASRGRIFWRVLLPLSVPGILAGTTLAFARALGEFGATLMLAGNIPGQTQTMPMAIYFAVEAGAMNEAWLWTSVIMITSLSGIIAVNLWQKHYERKIQNSSPGAVEAYEPVNGGGQRGKSPQVVPLVKPELADSGQGLLVDIEKQLPNFTLNTAFTACQETLGLLGGSGSGKSMTLRCIAGVETPTRGRIILNGQTLFDAKKQINLPAHQRKVSLVFQNYALFPHMSVAHNIAFGLQHLPKPLRSQKVRQLLTGLKLQGLSDRYPHQLSGGQQQRVALARALATEPEVLLLDEPFSALDTYLRSQVERQLIEILSTYSGVALFVTHNLEEAYRVCEKLMVMSGGRAIAFDSKHRIFEHPQTVRVAQLTGCKNFSRAVAVGTNALEATDWGVTLQAVEAVPNGLADVGIRAHQIALTPHDPGLNNTFPCWLALASETPHRMTLFLKLNATPTDGRDYHVQAEVFKEKWQTLKDYPFPWYVRFDPLRLILMVG
- a CDS encoding tetratricopeptide repeat protein, with amino-acid sequence MVKRANLRLVSQWSQQIGVVAATVLCGVAFGSPAVLANPPVQTPLESRTSAQRGLQIDAKQAEEHYKLGVELQQQGQIPQAIAEYRQALQYNPQLAAAYVNLGAALANQGNIDAAIESYEEAIRIDPDMAEAHFNLGNALITQNQMADAIAQYREAIRLKPDYAKAHYNLGNALASEKQREEAMVSWQEAIKINPEFAEAHANLGLALYQSGQRQAAIASFITARDLFRVQGNTQQADRLDQVLQKLTTSRPAVG
- the queA gene encoding tRNA preQ1(34) S-adenosylmethionine ribosyltransferase-isomerase QueA, which produces MCPVDFDSAPSFSTDPNSGEIDRNLNAYDYELPLERIAQNPVNPRDRSRLLVVDSPTQHQHRLFCDLPELLQPGDLLVLNNTRVLPARLYGCKSTGAPVEVLLLERQQNRTWLALVKPGRRVKIGAQLIFHPLDSDGGDPLCAKVIARDDATGGRLLEFDIPEGESLEARLDRYGRVPLPPYITESEALPEQYQTVYAQQPGSAAAPTAGLHFTPELLQRLQERQIETAYVTLHVGVGTFRPVEVEDITQHTMHSEWLEVSPEVVEKIQQTQAKGGRVIAVGTTAVRALEGTAAVAQQQGESTPLVAHEGKTNLFIYPGYQWQVVDGLITNFHLPRSSLLMLVSALIGRQRLLDLYAEAIAQEYRFYSFGDAMLILPDARQYWGKTD
- a CDS encoding Npun_R2479 family HD domain-containing metalloprotein, which codes for MTNLTQLAINACVESLKIGYCQLYGTPLGLDDSPKSDYIEIVAAVANLALSEIAGSDALYHDVEHTILVTLVGQEILRGKHQCEGNVSQEDWLHALIALLCHDVGYVKGVCQQDQAQTRYFATATPQGMVQLPPGATDASLTPYHVDRSKQFVIERLIECPWLDLQRLQAYIELTRFPVPAGEAHQDTENYPGLIRAADLIGQLADPRYLQKLPALFHEFEENGTNRCLGYHHPGELRAGYPNFFKKVVCPYIQPALQYLNQTAGGRQIVEQLYRNVAVVEQELQMGTDLLKEQPAPANRPNGGEFDKGDWLQLLYSGQTIRLRQTCH